Proteins from a single region of Desulfofundulus luciae:
- a CDS encoding nitrogenase component 1 produces the protein MQLKEIPVTGIPYDQIKIEKVPAAPEYCERPAELIPSANRAVVINPNRTCMPLGAMWAVLGVRKAIPFVQGAQGCTTYVRYTFCRIFKEPAVIATASFHEDAAVFGGRRNLVEGIRNLVVRYWPELIGVVTTCSSEIIGDDMVSFIKMARANLRKEIGPEKADRIPIVLVNTPSFAGSHVEGYDRASRAFVETLATTKGEPNGKVNIIPGLFYPGDIREIKHLLRHMGVEAIVLFDISDTLDAPLEPPMSVPYYPPGGTAVGEIRDMANSLATFALQPHAGQAGARYLERKYGVRAVVGPPPVGVQGTDAFLKALREITGKPIPKSLLQERGRLVDSLADTLHHTMMKKVAIMGDPDIVLGVTRFVLEMGMEPVALAGGTASKTFVHDVEAILAEAGYEGEPPLIINGGDLFEFEEYLKKQPRLDLIIGNSRAVDISRELQVPLVRVGFPIYDRFGYQKRPIVGYRGGEMLLAEIVNSMLDYQYPDDRTQQL, from the coding sequence CCGGCGGAGCTGATTCCCTCCGCGAACAGGGCTGTGGTGATCAATCCCAACCGCACCTGTATGCCCCTGGGAGCCATGTGGGCGGTGCTGGGAGTAAGGAAGGCGATCCCTTTTGTCCAGGGTGCCCAGGGCTGTACCACTTACGTACGGTATACGTTCTGCCGTATTTTTAAAGAACCGGCCGTTATCGCCACCGCCTCTTTCCATGAGGATGCGGCGGTTTTTGGCGGGCGGCGCAACCTGGTGGAGGGCATTCGCAACCTGGTGGTGCGTTACTGGCCGGAGCTGATTGGCGTGGTGACCACCTGTTCCAGTGAAATTATCGGCGACGATATGGTCAGCTTTATTAAAATGGCCAGGGCCAACCTGCGTAAAGAGATCGGACCTGAGAAAGCGGACCGGATCCCCATAGTGCTGGTCAACACCCCCAGCTTTGCCGGGTCCCATGTGGAAGGTTATGACCGGGCCTCCCGTGCCTTTGTGGAGACCCTGGCCACCACCAAGGGCGAACCCAACGGCAAGGTGAACATCATCCCGGGTCTATTTTACCCGGGCGACATCCGGGAAATCAAGCACCTGCTGCGCCACATGGGTGTGGAGGCGATAGTGCTCTTTGACATTTCCGATACCCTGGATGCCCCCCTGGAGCCGCCAATGTCCGTCCCCTACTATCCTCCTGGGGGTACTGCGGTGGGGGAAATCAGAGACATGGCCAATTCGCTGGCCACCTTTGCCCTGCAGCCCCACGCCGGCCAGGCCGGCGCCCGCTACCTGGAGCGCAAATACGGCGTGCGTGCCGTGGTTGGTCCACCACCGGTTGGGGTACAGGGTACCGATGCCTTTTTAAAGGCGCTGCGGGAGATAACCGGAAAACCCATCCCCAAAAGCCTCTTACAGGAAAGGGGACGGCTGGTCGATTCCCTGGCCGACACCCTGCACCACACCATGATGAAAAAGGTGGCTATCATGGGGGATCCCGATATAGTGCTCGGTGTCACCCGCTTCGTGCTGGAAATGGGGATGGAGCCGGTGGCCCTGGCCGGTGGTACGGCCAGCAAGACCTTCGTCCACGATGTGGAGGCCATCCTGGCCGAAGCGGGTTACGAAGGCGAACCGCCGCTGATCATCAATGGCGGCGACCTGTTTGAGTTTGAGGAGTACCTGAAAAAACAACCGCGCCTGGACCTGATTATCGGTAATTCCCGGGCAGTGGACATCTCCCGTGAGCTGCAGGTACCGCTGGTGCGGGTAGGTTTCCCCATCTACGATCGCTTCGGTTATCAAAAACGTCCCATTGTGGGTTACCGGGGCGGGGAAATGCTGCTTGCGGAAATTGTAAACAGCATGCTGGATTACCAGTACCCCGATGACCGTACCCAGCAGTTGTAG